One window from the genome of Pseudoalteromonas sp. '520P1 No. 423' encodes:
- a CDS encoding prohibitin family protein — MQKNQNELPDLSTIVSKKKGSAIGVILAIAGIATAYQAMYTVDEGHVGIIKRFGEATEQVNPGLHTKIPFVDTIEVLEIRTRKNVEKLNASTHEQMPVVAEVSINWTVKRDQAFELFKAYGGLSQFESRILDPKLRSAAKDALARYKAEELIQNRSQVIAQIEELLVDGMKEYPVKLDSAQLENLILPAKYIQSIETKQTEKNLAAAEQHKLDRQKLEAQREVNTAMAQRDAAKAKADGRAYAIKKEAEAEAEAISLKGLAEAEAIKAKAASLSKSKTLVEYVKAQQWNGQMPTTIMGSDQNVLWSIDSKK; from the coding sequence ATGCAAAAAAATCAAAATGAATTACCAGATCTCTCAACTATTGTCAGTAAAAAGAAAGGTTCTGCTATCGGTGTAATACTGGCTATTGCTGGCATAGCGACAGCATACCAAGCCATGTATACAGTTGATGAAGGTCACGTTGGCATAATCAAACGTTTTGGTGAAGCAACAGAGCAAGTAAACCCTGGGTTACATACTAAAATCCCATTTGTGGATACCATAGAAGTATTAGAAATTCGTACTCGTAAGAATGTTGAAAAACTAAATGCTTCGACCCATGAGCAAATGCCCGTTGTGGCAGAAGTGTCAATTAACTGGACTGTTAAGCGCGATCAAGCTTTTGAGTTATTTAAAGCTTATGGTGGTTTATCTCAGTTTGAGAGTCGTATATTAGACCCCAAACTCAGATCTGCTGCAAAAGATGCGTTAGCACGATATAAAGCAGAAGAGCTAATACAAAACCGCTCTCAAGTAATTGCGCAAATTGAAGAGTTACTTGTTGATGGCATGAAGGAGTACCCTGTTAAATTAGATTCAGCGCAATTAGAGAATCTCATTTTACCGGCCAAATATATTCAAAGCATTGAAACAAAACAAACTGAGAAAAATTTAGCTGCTGCAGAACAACATAAGCTCGATCGTCAAAAATTAGAAGCGCAACGAGAAGTAAATACTGCTATGGCGCAACGTGATGCTGCTAAAGCTAAAGCTGATGGTCGTGCTTATGCCATTAAAAAAGAGGCGGAAGCTGAAGCCGAGGCAATATCACTAAAAGGTTTAGCGGAAGCAGAAGCGATTAAAGCAAAAGCAGCTTCTTTGAGTAAATCAAAAACATTAGTTGAGTATGTAAAAGCCCAACAATGGAATGGTCAAATGCCAACAACAATAATGGGATCTGACCAAAACGTTTTATGGAGTATTGATAGTAAAAAATAA
- a CDS encoding BlaI/MecI/CopY family transcriptional regulator: protein MTEISKTEFEVLEVLWQQHPASANEIIAKLNENKEWHEKTVKTLLNRMVKKGAIGFEKQQRTYIYTPLLERDSYTLKESKSLLERMFSGKIAPLVAGFAKSDELSKQDISELKQLIDQWEQDND, encoded by the coding sequence ATAACTGAAATCAGTAAAACAGAATTTGAAGTACTAGAGGTGTTATGGCAGCAGCATCCTGCTTCAGCAAATGAGATCATTGCTAAGCTAAATGAAAATAAAGAATGGCATGAAAAAACAGTAAAAACCTTACTTAATCGTATGGTAAAAAAAGGCGCTATAGGATTCGAAAAACAACAAAGGACTTATATTTATACGCCTTTATTAGAGCGAGACTCTTATACATTAAAAGAAAGTAAAAGCTTACTTGAGCGTATGTTCAGTGGGAAAATTGCCCCTTTAGTTGCTGGTTTTGCAAAATCTGATGAACTATCAAAGCAAGATATATCAGAGTTAAAGCAATTGATTGATCAATGGGAACAAGACAATGATTAA
- a CDS encoding TonB family protein: MINMLADSQLLTWLIEQQLYICLIMIALVFFEKKSLPSLGAKLSYSLWLILPVGIILNNLPLGFVAIENNEITRYLVGIQSPEFSQTELNYLPLVWGLGAFVILFIGFFSKQQQQIASSLTPTAAQNLPLQLPDRLRLYHSDIVSSPLLLGVYSPKLVLPTHYQKLYSQEQLKMILEHEIYHYKRKDNLCNSLAIIVLSLFWFNPLIWFGYLSYRRVQEISCDSAVLKSKTKSQSIEYGKALLICAEQTSTKLCAYTHYGEKSTMLQRINNLKQKKSTKPLAQLAAIALTTSLLSGIAVAHQDEVHGMKQEQVSPIMRIEPKYPALAAEEGTEGAVVLVYDITPAGLVENVSVVTAQPKKVFDKVSKVALRQWKFAKTEHGAKRLLVQLDYAMSKDSEKAPDLLERIKVTH, translated from the coding sequence ATGATTAACATGTTAGCTGATTCTCAATTGCTAACTTGGTTAATTGAGCAGCAACTTTATATCTGTTTAATTATGATCGCATTAGTGTTTTTTGAGAAAAAGTCATTACCTAGTTTAGGCGCTAAATTAAGTTATAGCCTTTGGTTGATATTACCAGTGGGAATAATTTTGAATAATTTGCCTTTAGGGTTTGTGGCAATTGAAAATAATGAGATTACCCGTTATTTAGTGGGGATTCAATCACCTGAGTTTTCTCAAACGGAGTTGAATTATCTACCTTTAGTTTGGGGGTTAGGTGCGTTTGTTATTTTGTTTATTGGATTTTTTTCAAAGCAGCAACAGCAGATAGCATCATCTTTAACTCCGACAGCAGCACAAAATCTACCACTACAGTTACCTGATAGATTAAGGCTGTATCACTCAGATATTGTATCAAGCCCTTTATTATTAGGGGTTTATTCGCCTAAGTTAGTTTTACCGACTCATTATCAAAAGTTATATAGCCAAGAACAGCTAAAAATGATTTTAGAGCACGAAATTTATCACTATAAGCGTAAAGACAATTTATGTAATAGCCTAGCGATTATTGTTCTAAGTTTATTTTGGTTTAATCCTCTGATTTGGTTTGGCTATTTGAGTTATCGTCGCGTGCAAGAGATCTCATGCGATTCAGCTGTATTAAAAAGTAAAACAAAATCACAGAGCATTGAATATGGTAAAGCCTTATTAATATGCGCTGAGCAAACAAGCACGAAACTTTGTGCTTATACACACTATGGAGAGAAGAGTACTATGTTGCAAAGAATTAATAATCTTAAACAAAAAAAATCTACAAAACCTTTAGCGCAATTAGCTGCAATTGCACTGACTACAAGCTTGTTGAGCGGTATAGCAGTAGCACATCAAGATGAAGTTCATGGTATGAAACAAGAACAGGTTTCTCCAATTATGCGTATCGAACCAAAATATCCTGCTCTAGCTGCCGAAGAAGGCACAGAAGGGGCTGTAGTGTTAGTTTATGATATTACACCTGCTGGTTTGGTTGAAAACGTAAGCGTAGTTACTGCACAGCCTAAAAAAGTATTTGATAAAGTTTCAAAAGTTGCTTTAAGGCAGTGGAAATTTGCTAAAACAGAGCATGGTGCTAAGCGTTTATTAGTACAATTAGATTATGCGATGAGTAAAGATAGTGAAAAAGCGCCTGATTTATTGGAACGTATTAAAGTGACTCACTAA
- a CDS encoding acyltransferase, with translation MGSVLSKVRQFVSIGFYAINTFFWVLPIIICGFLKLIPIKPWQQFISWIAKFLASRWVACNSLIQNIMTPFKLEVTGLDDLQPKDWYLVIANHQSWVDILVMQRLLHNRIPFLNFFLKKELIYVPFLGLAWWALDFPFMSRTSKAQLKKNPSLRGKDIETTRKACEKFKEVPVSIVNFVEGTRFTENKHKRQKSPFQQLLKPKAGGIAFVLQAMGDQLSKIVNITIHYPDGIPNFVDFASGKVKRIQVHVEVMPIRDALIGDYTNDTDFRVQFQSELNKMWQDKEQNMKKLSENEVA, from the coding sequence GTGGGTTCAGTGTTATCAAAAGTTAGACAGTTCGTTTCTATAGGGTTTTATGCGATAAATACCTTTTTTTGGGTATTGCCTATTATTATTTGTGGATTTTTAAAATTAATCCCTATTAAGCCGTGGCAGCAGTTTATAAGCTGGATTGCTAAATTTTTAGCGAGTCGCTGGGTTGCTTGTAACTCACTCATTCAAAATATAATGACACCATTTAAATTAGAAGTGACAGGTTTAGATGATTTACAACCGAAAGATTGGTATTTGGTTATTGCAAATCACCAAAGCTGGGTTGATATTTTAGTGATGCAACGTTTATTACATAATCGTATTCCATTTTTAAACTTCTTTTTGAAAAAAGAACTTATTTATGTGCCATTTTTAGGGTTAGCATGGTGGGCATTAGACTTTCCATTTATGTCACGTACCAGCAAAGCACAATTAAAAAAGAACCCATCACTACGTGGAAAAGATATAGAAACAACTCGAAAAGCATGTGAAAAATTCAAAGAAGTACCTGTAAGTATTGTGAATTTTGTTGAAGGTACACGCTTTACTGAAAATAAACATAAAAGGCAGAAAAGTCCTTTTCAGCAATTGTTAAAACCAAAAGCGGGTGGCATTGCTTTTGTTTTACAGGCTATGGGCGATCAACTCTCTAAAATAGTGAATATCACCATACATTACCCTGATGGCATACCTAATTTTGTTGATTTTGCTAGCGGTAAAGTAAAGCGTATTCAAGTACATGTTGAAGTGATGCCAATTAGGGATGCATTAATCGGTGACTATACTAATGATACTGACTTTAGGGTGCAGTTTCAGTCTGAGCTAAATAAAATGTGGCAAGATAAAGAGCAAAACATGAAAAAGCTATCTGAAAATGAGGTTGCTTAA
- a CDS encoding mechanosensitive ion channel family protein: MQMSPLQTLILPWLANMPEAGLISAIIAVLLGISLLVVVYLFASRLLLPTLQKIALYFSPKTIGPLSHLIHKLDRRLSVLFCTILFLTTFHFIYPSTELLTSIFKSGGQILLVIYAGLIFSSVVSIAGAIYNQLSFSKDVPIQGLIQVIKLVTFIVAAILVFSIMIGKTPAYILSGFGALAAVILLVFKDTILGFVASIQIAANRLVTYGDWIEVKSFGADGEVEELGLNTVKVRNWDKTITTIPTYALISDSFKNWRGMSESGGRRIKRSMNIDMLSISIVTESMQNELINNENLQGFLLKNVKPLVGQTNIGLFRQYAEFYLKQHVSLNQNLTLMVRELQPTEHGLPIEFYCFSQDKRWIPYEHLQADIIDHFLAMLLIFKLKPYQSISGELKL, encoded by the coding sequence ATTCAAATGAGCCCGCTACAAACACTGATTTTACCTTGGTTAGCTAACATGCCTGAGGCTGGTTTAATATCTGCGATTATCGCAGTATTATTAGGTATTAGTTTACTAGTTGTAGTGTACTTATTTGCAAGTCGCTTATTATTACCAACCTTGCAGAAAATCGCTTTATACTTCTCGCCAAAAACAATAGGTCCTTTAAGTCATTTAATCCATAAACTTGATCGAAGACTCTCGGTTTTGTTTTGTACAATTTTATTCTTAACAACCTTTCATTTTATTTACCCTTCTACAGAGTTACTTACATCTATATTTAAATCAGGCGGGCAAATTCTCTTAGTCATTTATGCAGGCTTAATATTTAGCTCTGTTGTGAGTATTGCTGGGGCGATATATAACCAACTCTCTTTTTCTAAAGATGTGCCTATTCAAGGCTTAATCCAAGTCATTAAATTAGTCACCTTTATTGTAGCTGCTATTCTGGTTTTTAGTATCATGATAGGTAAAACACCCGCTTACATTTTATCGGGTTTTGGTGCGTTAGCTGCCGTTATTTTGCTGGTATTTAAAGATACAATTCTTGGATTTGTTGCTAGCATTCAAATAGCAGCTAATCGCTTAGTAACTTATGGTGATTGGATTGAAGTAAAAAGTTTTGGTGCTGATGGTGAGGTTGAAGAGTTAGGGTTAAATACTGTAAAAGTACGCAACTGGGATAAAACAATAACGACAATACCTACCTATGCACTTATCTCGGATTCATTTAAAAACTGGCGTGGCATGTCTGAGTCTGGCGGCCGCAGAATCAAACGATCTATGAATATTGATATGTTATCAATATCAATCGTTACAGAATCAATGCAAAATGAATTAATCAATAATGAAAACCTGCAAGGGTTTTTACTTAAAAATGTAAAGCCTTTAGTGGGACAAACGAATATTGGTTTATTTCGTCAATATGCAGAATTTTATTTAAAGCAACATGTCAGTTTGAATCAAAATTTAACTTTAATGGTACGTGAACTACAGCCAACAGAGCACGGTTTGCCAATAGAGTTTTATTGTTTCAGCCAAGATAAGCGCTGGATCCCTTATGAGCACCTTCAAGCCGATATTATTGACCATTTTTTAGCGATGTTATTAATTTTTAAATTAAAACCTTACCAAAGCATTAGCGGCGAATTAAAACTATAA
- a CDS encoding histidine kinase, translating to MRRLTDYWLAQVLIFILLTTLPLIALSVVEAKKVLAYTHDWLIFIIMNLMVLHYVARKIIAKNKAASTLKKLFSILIAIVLTNLVLLFPLNLLTILWDSESTNRDKLYYGLIAISINIHIIWCIGYQMALSAREKSKLEQDNQKLNLKILAQQIQPEFLYQSLDNIEELIEQDEELASNAITDLAELLRYKLKASKLDNVLIGEELQAVKHMQCLANSGEINIIDLPHILAQNITIPPLCIYNLLTLLNQKIASPLSISFQIEQGKWYLIVSGVLTSPRLIRRKILKQYEMFFRQDAELTYINQQLILSVKL from the coding sequence ATGCGTAGACTTACCGATTACTGGCTAGCCCAGGTACTAATATTTATTCTATTAACGACTTTACCCTTAATCGCATTGAGCGTTGTTGAAGCAAAAAAAGTACTTGCATATACACATGATTGGCTCATTTTTATCATTATGAATTTAATGGTATTGCACTATGTCGCACGAAAAATAATTGCAAAAAATAAAGCGGCCTCAACTTTAAAAAAGCTATTTAGTATTTTGATTGCCATTGTATTAACTAATTTAGTTTTGCTTTTTCCGTTGAATTTACTCACCATCCTCTGGGACTCAGAATCAACAAATAGGGATAAACTCTATTACGGCCTCATTGCCATCAGCATAAATATTCATATTATTTGGTGTATCGGCTATCAAATGGCTTTATCAGCCAGAGAGAAAAGCAAGCTTGAGCAAGATAATCAAAAATTAAATTTAAAAATTTTAGCACAACAAATACAACCAGAGTTTCTTTATCAGAGTCTAGATAATATTGAAGAATTAATTGAACAAGATGAAGAATTAGCATCAAATGCCATTACAGACTTAGCTGAGCTATTACGTTATAAACTTAAGGCGAGTAAACTTGATAATGTGCTTATTGGTGAAGAACTTCAAGCCGTTAAGCACATGCAGTGCTTGGCTAATTCTGGCGAAATTAATATTATAGATTTACCTCACATTTTAGCGCAAAATATAACTATACCACCGCTTTGTATTTATAATTTATTGACATTATTAAATCAAAAAATAGCATCCCCTTTATCTATTTCTTTTCAAATAGAGCAAGGAAAATGGTATTTAATAGTTTCAGGTGTACTCACCTCACCTAGATTGATCCGTAGAAAAATACTTAAGCAATACGAGATGTTTTTTAGACAAGATGCTGAATTAACTTATATTAACCAGCAACTCATTTTATCTGTAAAATTATAG
- a CDS encoding sensor histidine kinase codes for MQKIFRQYKSLIIFQSLQILLLACIYLEIQFTPFEFDKSTISTFLHNCALIVLLPLVFIYSPIKYIQFKKHTTKTIYLSAIFFSFITGFASATYTHTASVPGTFLLQIKTETNTDSDNKNSVHIGFQSPSPNSGYENKTGIGIFLAEAFVHSLFYCLWALSFLQFVAYLHKKRLFKELKKQQLDILTYQLNPHFLFNALNSIRGMLFEDKTEAKKLLQQFRALFHHHFENKQHQLELQQEIELCKHYLKLEKVRFEERLELQWLVDQKALNAKIPTMSLFTFIENAIKHGIAPIMHGGCITIRARIYRGKLTLEVINPIKPDFTADGTKTGLTNLQKRLDLIFDKNYKLKFGLTTDNNYHVSLVLPYNFDKNKHA; via the coding sequence GTGCAAAAAATATTTCGTCAGTATAAAAGCTTAATCATCTTTCAAAGCTTGCAAATTCTATTACTGGCATGCATCTATCTTGAAATCCAGTTTACTCCGTTTGAATTTGATAAAAGTACAATTAGTACTTTTTTACATAACTGCGCGCTTATAGTTTTGCTCCCTTTAGTATTTATTTATTCTCCTATTAAATATATTCAATTTAAAAAACACACCACTAAAACGATATACCTCAGCGCTATTTTTTTCTCTTTTATCACAGGCTTTGCCAGTGCAACTTATACTCATACAGCCTCAGTCCCTGGTACATTTTTATTGCAAATAAAAACTGAAACAAACACAGATAGTGATAATAAGAACTCAGTTCATATCGGCTTCCAGTCCCCTTCACCTAATTCAGGATATGAAAATAAAACAGGCATTGGCATATTTTTAGCTGAAGCCTTTGTACATAGCTTATTTTATTGCTTATGGGCATTATCATTTTTACAATTTGTTGCTTATTTACATAAAAAAAGATTATTCAAAGAGTTAAAAAAACAACAACTGGATATTCTGACTTACCAGCTTAATCCTCATTTTTTATTTAACGCATTAAATAGCATTAGGGGCATGTTATTTGAGGATAAAACTGAAGCAAAAAAACTACTACAACAATTTAGAGCTTTGTTTCATCATCATTTTGAAAACAAACAACACCAATTAGAGTTACAACAAGAAATAGAATTATGTAAACATTATCTGAAGTTAGAAAAAGTACGATTTGAAGAAAGGTTAGAATTGCAGTGGCTTGTAGATCAAAAAGCACTCAACGCAAAAATACCAACGATGAGCTTATTTACCTTTATAGAAAATGCAATTAAACATGGTATCGCACCTATTATGCATGGCGGCTGTATTACTATTCGTGCCAGAATCTATCGTGGCAAACTCACTTTAGAAGTTATTAACCCAATCAAACCTGACTTTACTGCTGATGGTACTAAAACAGGACTCACCAATTTACAAAAAAGGTTAGATTTAATTTTTGATAAAAACTATAAACTTAAGTTTGGCTTAACAACTGATAATAATTATCATGTTAGCTTAGTACTTCCATATAACTTTGATAAAAATAAACATGCGTAG
- a CDS encoding DUF4397 domain-containing protein has protein sequence MKASIIALLTTSLILTGCTSDETYESDVTAINLVNNELNIIWFDKNNDEEVSLSPDSALEYGQATIEQTLYQDKLYSSYSFKATDGNTLEDVIEKTSFSLSHDEEYVVFAYLDQNEDSQLEPTLGAVFVKDEDIADNQYRVIIMHTFSSNTGLIDVYIGDKLVAEDLEYGDGSEYINLNIDNTQLKITKADSIAPILEYTIEPVEDEFHTIFIAPETTDNYNAAAFVVVDKDED, from the coding sequence ATGAAAGCATCAATAATTGCATTACTGACAACCAGCTTAATTTTAACAGGTTGTACGAGTGACGAGACGTATGAAAGCGACGTTACAGCTATTAACTTAGTTAATAACGAATTAAACATTATATGGTTTGATAAGAATAATGATGAAGAAGTGTCTCTATCTCCTGATTCAGCGCTCGAGTACGGACAAGCAACTATTGAACAAACCTTATATCAAGATAAATTATATTCTAGCTATTCATTTAAAGCGACTGACGGTAATACTTTAGAAGATGTAATCGAAAAAACATCTTTTAGTTTATCTCATGATGAAGAATATGTTGTTTTTGCTTACCTTGATCAAAATGAAGACTCACAACTTGAGCCGACATTAGGTGCTGTTTTTGTAAAAGACGAAGACATTGCAGATAACCAATATCGTGTAATTATTATGCATACTTTCTCATCAAACACCGGTTTAATCGATGTGTATATCGGAGATAAATTAGTCGCTGAAGATTTAGAATATGGTGATGGTAGTGAGTACATCAATTTAAATATTGACAATACTCAACTTAAAATTACTAAAGCAGATTCAATTGCGCCAATTCTTGAATATACAATTGAACCTGTTGAAGATGAATTCCATACTATTTTCATCGCACCAGAAACAACTGATAACTACAATGCAGCCGCATTTGTTGTTGTAGATAAAGACGAAGATTAA
- a CDS encoding ABC transporter substrate-binding protein, translated as MKKIISYKMIFLILLLMFDMPVAIAHHPQIVIGINHAPPYTFVDTNQQGSGIILDIMQRIEVDVGFELEVVSCPFPRCLKMAKEGKIDMLGGLIKNPQRNDYLDFIEPAYMVLNSSFVFYALKDNNIEVNTYEQLSNKRIAVTRKAAHFERFDNDLTLDKVLVSSEKVAMDMLLKDRVDIVIAVEETADYSLKYLNQDRHKLQKLNYRYTDTILGYAAFSRKYHNLEILNKIKQKMRDFQKNGMLTELVKPYNLPPINE; from the coding sequence TTGAAAAAAATCATATCTTATAAAATGATATTTTTAATACTTTTACTGATGTTTGATATGCCAGTTGCGATAGCACATCATCCGCAAATCGTTATAGGTATTAATCATGCACCCCCGTATACTTTTGTCGATACAAATCAACAAGGCTCTGGGATTATATTGGATATAATGCAGCGCATTGAAGTTGATGTTGGTTTTGAATTAGAGGTTGTATCTTGTCCGTTTCCTCGTTGCTTGAAAATGGCTAAAGAAGGCAAAATAGATATGTTGGGTGGTTTAATTAAAAACCCGCAAAGAAATGACTATTTAGACTTTATCGAACCAGCTTATATGGTATTAAATTCGTCCTTTGTATTTTATGCTTTGAAAGATAATAATATTGAAGTTAATACTTATGAGCAACTCTCAAATAAACGTATTGCTGTTACAAGAAAAGCAGCACATTTTGAACGATTTGATAATGATTTAACACTCGATAAAGTTTTAGTCTCTTCTGAGAAGGTTGCTATGGATATGTTACTCAAAGACCGTGTTGACATTGTTATTGCAGTGGAAGAAACCGCTGACTATTCCTTAAAATACTTAAATCAAGATCGTCATAAATTGCAGAAATTAAATTATAGATATACAGATACTATTTTGGGTTATGCAGCTTTCTCACGTAAATATCATAATTTAGAGATTTTAAATAAAATAAAACAAAAAATGCGTGATTTTCAAAAAAATGGCATGTTAACCGAGCTTGTAAAACCTTATAATTTACCTCCAATTAATGAATAG
- a CDS encoding OmpA family protein produces the protein MLLKKTLVPVVVASLVLTGCASTNAEKGAVIGAISGAVLGKATSNHKNKRAVFGAAIGAIAGAAIGDYMDKQEQAFRDELSGSGIDVVREGDNLRLIMPSNITFATGQSYITSGFHTTLNDVAKVLVKFDKTLLSIEGHTDSSGAADFNQKLSEQRATSVKSYLMNQNILAARLNTTGYGETQPVAANNTAQNKALNRRVEIQIVPNEA, from the coding sequence ATGTTATTGAAAAAAACACTTGTACCGGTCGTTGTGGCTTCACTTGTATTAACTGGCTGTGCATCTACCAACGCTGAAAAAGGCGCTGTGATTGGTGCTATTTCAGGTGCTGTTTTAGGTAAAGCAACTAGTAATCATAAAAATAAACGCGCTGTATTTGGTGCGGCAATTGGTGCTATTGCAGGTGCTGCGATTGGCGATTATATGGATAAGCAAGAACAGGCTTTTCGTGATGAGTTATCAGGTTCTGGTATTGATGTAGTGCGTGAAGGTGATAATTTACGTTTGATCATGCCTTCGAATATTACATTTGCAACAGGTCAGTCATATATCACATCTGGTTTTCACACGACTTTAAACGATGTAGCTAAAGTACTTGTTAAGTTTGATAAAACATTATTAAGCATCGAAGGGCATACAGATAGTTCAGGTGCAGCTGATTTTAATCAAAAACTTTCAGAGCAACGTGCTACAAGCGTTAAATCATACCTAATGAATCAAAACATTTTAGCAGCGCGTTTAAATACGACAGGCTATGGTGAAACACAGCCAGTAGCGGCTAATAATACAGCGCAAAATAAAGCATTAAACCGCCGTGTTGAGATTCAAATTGTGCCTAATGAAGCATAA
- a CDS encoding RidA family protein, whose translation MTIERLETKQRMSRIVKHNGTIYLCGQVCADATQGIKEQTQTMLDKVDSLLEQAGSDRNHILSATIYIKDMADFAQMNEVWDNWVNEGYAPARACVQASMARDVLLVEISVVAAEI comes from the coding sequence ATGACGATTGAGCGCCTAGAAACAAAACAACGCATGAGCCGAATTGTAAAACATAACGGTACAATTTATTTGTGTGGCCAAGTATGTGCCGATGCGACACAAGGAATCAAAGAGCAAACTCAGACTATGTTAGATAAAGTAGATTCATTACTTGAACAAGCTGGCAGTGATAGAAACCATATATTATCAGCAACAATTTATATTAAAGATATGGCTGATTTTGCTCAAATGAATGAAGTATGGGATAACTGGGTAAATGAAGGTTATGCGCCGGCACGTGCATGTGTTCAAGCAAGTATGGCACGTGATGTATTACTAGTAGAAATCTCAGTAGTAGCAGCTGAAATTTAA
- a CDS encoding nitroreductase family protein: MQQHNNIPLSDFIEYPHDEMLEKAKENYENIKRRHSIRSFSDRPVPKEIIETCLKAAATAPSGANHQPWHFVAIHSADIKKQIRIEAENLEKSFYEGRAGEEWLDALKPLGTDASKPYLESAPWLIAIFSQKKGGIHAEDKNQNYYVHESVGIATGFLIQALHHSGLVTLTHTPKPMSFLTKICNRNPDNERAYMLLIAGYPADDATVPDHALVKKDLNEVASFI, translated from the coding sequence ATGCAACAACATAATAATATCCCATTATCTGATTTTATCGAATATCCACATGATGAAATGCTAGAAAAAGCTAAAGAAAACTACGAAAACATTAAACGTCGCCATTCTATTCGATCTTTTTCAGATAGACCCGTACCAAAAGAGATAATAGAAACTTGCCTAAAAGCTGCGGCCACGGCACCTAGTGGTGCAAACCATCAACCTTGGCACTTTGTTGCGATTCATAGTGCTGATATCAAAAAACAAATTCGTATTGAAGCTGAAAATCTTGAAAAATCATTTTATGAAGGTCGTGCTGGTGAAGAATGGCTAGATGCCCTAAAACCTTTAGGCACAGATGCCAGCAAACCTTATTTAGAATCGGCACCTTGGTTAATTGCTATTTTTAGCCAAAAGAAAGGCGGTATCCATGCAGAAGATAAAAACCAAAATTATTATGTTCATGAATCAGTTGGCATCGCTACTGGGTTTTTAATTCAAGCACTACATCATAGCGGCTTAGTAACATTAACTCATACGCCAAAACCTATGAGTTTTTTAACTAAAATTTGTAACCGAAATCCAGATAACGAAAGAGCCTATATGCTACTTATTGCAGGCTATCCAGCTGATGATGCCACAGTACCCGATCATGCATTAGTGAAAAAAGATTTAAATGAAGTTGCTAGCTTTATTTAA